A window from Fragaria vesca subsp. vesca linkage group LG5, FraVesHawaii_1.0, whole genome shotgun sequence encodes these proteins:
- the LOC101293690 gene encoding microtubule-associated protein TORTIFOLIA1-like, whose protein sequence is MKTHAHVKGRGQGRVTVQQVVFELKHKVVIALNKLADRDTYQIGVEELEKIAECLNPDGIAPFLSCILDTDSEQKSAVRKECIRLMGTLVRYHEGHVGSHLGKMVASIVKRLKDPDSVVRDACVETVGVLALKLSNGRGEGDGVFVALVRPLFEALGEQNRQVQSGSALCLARIIDNTHDPPVSILQPMLNRTIKLLKNPHFMAKPAVIELNRSIIQAGGAPTQNMLSGAMASIQESLKNNDWATRKAACIALGEIASSGGSFLGSFKASCIRSLESCRFDKVKPVRDTVLQALQCWKSLPGPDTPEPSEAGSSIKENFFGGDYSDITSASESGRKDRSVRKAVVGATKGRIPLSGRKTRPTYVENHQRSSEDDWHIEIAVPKAHNACLPEYQNEESEGSTVTKTLERMSTEVTSTQDMGYEYVHMDEKQECSSRSNIVTDDIETKFVTVSCNSLEESSLQKPVGKNQRFAVEEISREKMYSERDRRSLDSTVTESDSHTPHGCCSQMANEVSCIRKQLSEIENKQSNLMDLLQAFTSGVMGSLSMLQTRVVGLEHVVDRLSQNLVHREEHSNLTTSKLMKQSQSVQSPRLSTCTPRPSIELRNRQPSLLSVKHSDSWEENTFVRSQANNPARQGTEIWSNTKVKLSRNPAGKDIRKSSGQGTQRTSQTRTDAMFTSASSAKVRQNVLESKNNLWKQVKGFLCEGDIDSAYVEALCSGDEIVLIELLDRTGPVLDCLSPKTASDVLGTLASYLTEQRFINTIIPWLQQIADLSTTHGPNYFGLSAKARQEFLSSVQEAVNMEFANSLERRSVTQLAMKFQHIWG, encoded by the exons ATGAAGACGCATGCACATGTTAAAGGGAGAGGGCAGGGGAGAGTCACTGTGCAGCAGGTGGTTTTTGAGCTCAAGCACAAGGTGGTTATTGCGCTGAATAAGCTTGCTGATCGGGATACTTATCAGATAGGTGTCGAGGAGCTTGAGAAAATTGCAGAGTGTTTGAATCCGGATGGGATTGCTCCGTTTCTGTCGTGTATTTTGGATACTGATTCGGAGCAGAAAAGTGCTGTTCGGAAGGAATGTATTAGGTTGATGGGTACGTTAGTGAGATATCATGAGGGGCATGTTGGATCGCATCTTGGTAAGATGGTTGCTAGTATTGTTAAGCGACTAAAGGATCCAGACTCTGTTGTGAGAGATGCATGTGTGGAGACCGTTGGTGTTCTGGCATTAAAATTGAGCAATGGTAGAGGTGAGGGTGATGGGGTCTTTGTTGCCTTAGTAAGGCCGCTTTTTGAAGCTCTGGGTGAACAAAACAGGCAGGTTCAGTCAGGTTCAGCATTGTGCCTTGCAAGGATCATTGACAATACTCATGATCCCCCCGTTTCAATTCTGCAGCCAATGTTGAATCGAACAATAAAGTTGCTCAAGAATCCACATTTTATGGCTAAGCCAGCTGTTATTGAGCTGAACAGAAGCATTATCCAG GCAGGGGGTGCCCCAACACAAAACATGCTCTCTGGTGCAATGGCAAGTATTCAAGAATCTCTGAAGAATAATGATTGGGCAACACGCAAAGCTGCGTGCATAGCTTTAGGGGAAATAGCTTCAAGTGGTGGATCTTTCTTGGGGTCTTTTAAGGCTTCCTGTATTCGCTCCCTTGAATCGTGTCGCTTTGACAAG GTGAAACCAGTTAGGGATACCGTCCTACAGGCACTGCAGTGCTGGAAAAGTCTTCCAGGACCTGACACTCCTGAACCTTCAGAAGCTGGATCTTCTATTAAAG AAAATTTCTTTGGTGGCGATTACAGTGATATCACAAGTGCCAGTGAATCTGGAAGGAAGGATCGGTCAGTCAGGAAAGCTGTTGTTGGTGCAACTAAGGGCAGGATTCCTTTGTCTGGCAGAAAAACACGTCCAACTTATGTGGAAAATCATCAGCGTTCCAGTGAAGATGATTGGCATATTGAAATTGCTGTTCCTAAAGCACACAATGCCTGTTTGCCAGAATATCAGAATGAAGAATCTGAGGGTAGCACTGTTACAAAGACATTAGAAAGGATGAGCACTGAAGTTACAAGCACACAGGATATGGGATATGAATATGTTCATATGGATGAAAAACAAGAATGTTCTTCTCGGTCCAATATTGTCACTGATGACATCGAGACCAAGTTTGTGACAGTTTCTTGTAACAGTCTTGAGGAGAGTAGTTTACAGAAGCCAGTGGGAAAAAATCAGCGGTTTGCAGTTGAAGAAATTAGTAGGGAGAAAATGTACTCGGAAAGGGATCGTAGAAGTCTCGATTCAACTGTGACAGAATCTGATTCTCATACTCCACATGGATGTTGTTCACAAATGGCAAATGAAGTGTCCTGCATTAGAAAACAACTCTCAGAGATCGAAAATAAGCAGTCAAACTTAATGGATCTCTTACAG GCATTTACATCTGGTGTAATGGGTAGCTTGTCCATGTTACAAACAAGGGTGGTAGGACTAGAACATGTTGTAGATAGATTATCTCAGAACCTAGTACATAGGGAGGAACATTCCAATTTAACAACCTCCAAACTCATGAAGCAAAGCCAAAGTGTGCAGTCTCCAAGACTCTCTACATGCACTCCTAGGCCATCCATAGAATTGCGCAACAGGCAGCCTTCACTGTTGTCTGTGAAACATTCTGATAGTTGGGAGGAAAACACATTTGTGAGGAGCCAAGCAAACAATCCTGCAAGACAAGGTACAGAGATATGGAGCAATACTAAGGTGAAGCTTTCCAGGAATCCTGCTGGAAAAGATATTCGGAAAAGTTCTGGGCAGGGAACACAGAGGACAAGTCAAACAAGGACTGATGCTATGTTTACCTCAGCTTCTAGTGCCAAAGTTCGGCAAAACGTTTTAGAAAGCAAGAATAACCTCTGGAAACAGGTCAAGGGTTTTCTCTGTGAAGGGGACATAGATTCTGCATATGTTGAAGCCCTTTGTTCTGGTGATGAAATTGTTCTGATTGAACTTCTTGATAGAACCGGTCCAGTTCTAGACTGCTTGTCGCCTAAAACTGCCAGCGATGTCCTCGGCACTTTAGCATCATATCTCACAGAGCAAAGGTTTATCAACACAATAATCCCTTGGTTGCAGCAG ATTGCTGATTTGAGCACCACTCATGGACCAAATTACTTTGGGCTGTCTGCAAAAGCAAGGCAAGAATTCTTATCTTCCGTTCAGGAAGCCGTAAATATGGAATTTGCCAATTCTTTGGAGAGAAGATCTGTCACTCAGTTAGCTATGAAGTTCCAGCATATCTGGG GTTAG